The genomic interval TCACCGGGGTCTTGCCGATTTCGGGCGCGGGGGCGCGCATTTCGGGGTCGACGCCAGCGGGCGGGCAGAGCACGCCGTCGGATTTCGCCAGTCTGTCACCGAGCGGTTCCCGGGCCTGACCGGTGGTGCCGCCCTCAGGAACGAGCGAGTTGCGGGAGTGATCCGGGCGCGTCGGCGCGCAGTCGGCGGAGCGCTGCGGCGCGGGCGGGGCGGTCGCCTGCGGCGGCGTGGCCGGCGCGGGCGGGGCCTGCGCGATCGCGCTGCCTGTGGCTGATATCAACGCGGCTGCGAACAGCAATTTGGGTTTCGTGCGCATGACAAAGAAACGCGCGCGCCCCTCCCCGCGTTCCCTCCGAAGCACGACGGCTTCAATTGGACTTCTTCTTTTTGAGCATGATCTTATCGGAAAACCGCGGCACACTTTTCCGGATCATGCTCGCCATCATGCTTTGCGGTAACGGATCAGCGAAAAGTGCCCCATCGGCGGCATCGGCCGGCGCTCGGCGAGCGTGACGCCGCCGTGGCGCTTCTGCCAGTTGGCGAGCCGCGCCCACGGAAACTCCGGCCGCCAGCCGAGCCTGCGCGCGACCGGCGCAAAGGCGAGCTCGAAGGCGCGGCGCGGACCGGTCTCGGCGCCGATGTGGTTGACCAGGATGAGCTCGCCGCCAGGCTTGAGCACACGCACGAACTCGTCGAGCGTGCCTTCGGGATCCGGCACGGCCGTGATGACATATTGCGCGACGACGGCGTCGAAGCAGCCGTCGGGAAACGCGAGGTTTTTCGCGTCCATCACCGAGAGCACCTCGACATTGCTAAGCTTCATCTCGCGCACGCGCTTCATCGCCCGGCGCAGCATCGGCTCGGAAATGTCGACGCCGCACAGTTTGGTCGAGCGCGAATAATCCGACAGCGACAGGCCGGTGCCGACGCCGACGTCGAGCACGCGGCCGCCGATCTTGTCGGCGACCTCGATGGTGGATTGCCGGCCCTGGTCAAAAACCTTGCCGAACACGAGATCGTAGACCGGCGCCCAGCGGCCATAGGCCTTCTCGACCCCGGCCCGCGAGATATCTGCTGCCATGCCCCTGCCCTGAAAATTTAGCCGCGCACGGCTTCGGCCAGCGGCCGCGCGGTGGCCGCAACGACCTTCGACGCCGCGCTCTGGATAAAACCGCCGCCAAGCACGCGCGCCTGCCCCGATGGCGCGTCGTAGAACACACAGGCCTGTCCGGGCGACACGCCCTCCTCGCCCGCGACCAGCTCGACCTCGTAGTGACCGTCGGCGCCGCGCAGCCAGGCCGGCTGCGGCGCGCGCGTCGAGCGCACGCGCACATACATTTCGAGCCCGCTGCCGATCGCGCGGTCGATGTCACCGTCGCCGATCCAGTTGACGTCGCGCAGTACGATACGGTGCATCTTTAGCGCCTCGCGCGGGCCGACGACGACACGGCGGGTCGCTGCTTCCAGCCGCACCACGTAGAGCGGCGAGCCGGAGGCGATGCCGAGACCGCGGCGCTGGCCGACCGTGAAATTGGCGATGCCGTGATGCTGGCCGATGATGCGACCGTCGAGATCGACGATGTCGCCGGGCTCCATCGCGTTCGGCCGCAGCCGCGTGATGATGTCGGTGTAGCGGCCCGTCGGCACGAAGCAGATGTCCTGGCTGTCGTGCTTGTCGGCGACCGCGAGGTCGAAGCGGCGCGCGAGCTCGCGGGTCTGCGGCTTGGTCATGTCGCCGAGCGGGAAGCGCAAAAAGTCGAGCTGCTCGCGCGTGGTCGCGAACAGGAAATAGCTCTGGTCGCGATCGCTGTCGGCCGCGCAGACGAGTGCGCGCGAACCGTCATCGAGGCTGCGCGAGGCGACGTAGTGGCCGGTGGCGAGCGCGGTCGCCCCTAACTCGCGCGCGGTCTTCAGGAGATCGCGAAACTTGACCGAGCGATTGCACTCGATGCACGGCACCGGCGTCTCGCCAAGCGCGTAGCTGTCGGCAAAATTGTCGATGACGGACTCGCGAAAGCGATCCTCATAGTCGAGCACGTAATGGGGAATGCCGAGCTTTGCGGCGACGTCGCGGGCGTCGTGAATGTCCTGGCCGGCGCAGCATGCACCCTTGCGATGGGTCGCCGCGCCATGGTCGTAGAGCTGCAGCGTGATGCCGACGACGTCGTAACCCTCCGCCTTCAACAGCGCAGCCGTCGTCGAGGAGTCGACGCCGCCGGACATGGCGACGACGACCCTGGTGTCCTGCGGACGGCCTTCGAGATCCAGACTGTTGAGCATGGGTTCCGGTCAGTACGCGTGCGGCGATGATCCCGCGATTTCCGCTGCTATTTTCACTTTTCTGGCCGGGAAACAAACCCCTCCCGGAACTCAGGTTCCATGAGGTCGCCTTGCCCGGTCGAAAGCGGCTGAGAGCTACCCTTTAATATAGGCCGCATTCCGGTGAAGCAATCGCATGGGCGGGATTTGCTGGACGCTTAGGGCAATTCTTGCCGGGAGGCAGAAATGGGCCCCCTTTGCGGGGGGCCTCCCCCTCTACGCCAATCTCATAAGACATTGAAATTACAATACAAAATATGGGAGAGACGGACTGGCCCGCTCCTTGCTGACCTCTGAGCCGAGTTTATTGCAAGAGGTCTCCCGTGGTCAGCGTGACGTCCGACGTAGCCGCCAGCGTGCCGGTGCCGAGCACACCGTCGAAATCCGCAAAATCGCAGCCGAAGACGGCCGGCGACCAATTCGGCGCGCTCGTGGACAGCAATACGGCCGCCGCCAGCACGCAGACGGCGGATCCGGCGCCGCGCCGGTCCGACACCGCCAATCGTGCGTCCGATAAGACCTCCTCCGACAAGACCACGTCCGACAAGAGCTCCCGCGACACCTCCGCATCCGACAAGACGTCGCAGGCGACCTCGAACGAGGCGACCGATGATTCGGCGCCGGCCGACAAGGACGCCGCGGGCCCGGCCAAGACCAAGGACAAGTCGGATACATCAGAGACCAAATCGGCGGCGAAGTCCGATGAGTCCAAGTCCGATGAGTCCAAGTCCAAGCAGGCCGACGAGAGCGATGGCCTTGCCGCCGCCGTGCAGGCAGCCGACGCCGCGCAGCAGCAAGCGGCCAGCCAGGCCGTGCCCGATCCGACCGCCGTCATCGTGCCTGTAACAGTCGCTCCGACCGATATCGCTGCGGCCGGGACCCAAACCGGCGCCAACACCGATTCGCCCCTGACGATCGCGGCCGCAGGGATTGCGGCGAGCGCCTCGACCGCGGCGCAGATCGCAACACCCGCGACGACCAAGACCGACGCTGCGACCGCGACCACCGACACGATCGCCACGACGACAGACGCCGATGCCGCCGCGGCAAAGGCCGCGCTCGCGGATGCTGCTGCAGCCGGCACGACCGACACTGCGCCGACAGATCCGCAGCAGACCAGCGGCGCGCTCGCGGCCGCGATCGACAAGGCGACGCCAAAGACCGCGTTCAAGGAAGCCGTCACCGCGCAATCCAACAAGGATGTGTCTGACATCACCGGCGGGCAAGACACCACCAAGCCGGGCGGCCTCACTGCGACAACGGCCAATTCCGCTGCTGCTGCCACGAATGCGCCTGCGCATGCGCAGACCGCAAAACCAGAAAGCAACGGCACCACGACCGAGGCCAAGACGGACACCGCCGATCGCACAGCACCGGCCGCTCCCGCCACACCGACCCCGCACGGTCATGCTGCCAATACGCAGCCGCAGGTGAGCGCGCCCGATCCGAGCGCCCAGGCCGCAGCCGCGATCCAGGCACCGACTACGAACACCATTTCGAGCACGTCAGCCTCCACTGCAACGCTGACCGCGACCGCCGCGACGTCGACGGCCGTGCCGCTCAGCGGATTGCCGGTCGAAATCGCCGCCGCCGCGCGCGCCGGAAAAACCCAATTCGACATCCGCCTCGATCCTGCCGAGCTTGGCCGCATCGACGTCCGCATCGCGGTCGACCGCAACGGCCAGGTCACCTCGCATTTGACGGTCGAAAAGCCGGAGACGCTGTCGATGCTGCGCCAGGACGCGCCGCAATTGCAGCGCGCGCTCGACGATGCCGGCCTCAAGACCGGCAACAACGGCCTTTCCTTCAGCCTGCGCGACCAGTCGTCGTCCGGGCAGAACAACGGCAATGCCAACGACAATGGCGGCAACGCCCGCCGCCTGATCGTCAGCGACGACGAGGCGATGCCGGCCGCCGTCGCCGGGCGCAGCTATGGCCGCATGCTCTCGTCGAGCAGCGGCGTCGACATCAGAGTGTAAGGAGTCCAGGACATGGCCACCACCGGCGTTGCGCCTTCCGTCGTTTCGGGAACCACCGACATCCCGAAGACATCGACGAGCTCGACCCTGAGCTCCTCCACGGGCTCGACGCTCGCGGGTAATTTCCAGACCTTTCTGACGCTGCTCACCACGCAGCTCCAGAACCAGAACCCGCTCGATCCGCTCGACACCAACCAGTTCACCCAGCAGCTCGTGCAGTTCGCCGGTGTCGAACAGCAGCTCAAGACCAACGACACACTCTCGCAGCTCGTCACGCTGCAGCAGACCACGCAGGCAACGCAGGCGCTCGGTTTCGTCGGCAAGACCGCCGTGGTCGACGGCACCACCGCGACGATGACGAATTCGTCGGCGACCTGGCACCTGAACGTTCCGAGCAGCGCGACCGTCGATATTTCGATCGCGAACTCGAGTGGCCAGACCGTCTTCACCGGCAAATACACCGCCGGCGCCGGCACCGACATTCCCTTCACCTGGAACGGCCAGGGCAATGACGGCACCCAGTGGCCCGACGGCAAATACACGATCTCGGCGACGGGCAAGGATGCCTCAGGCAATACGGTGGGCATCGCTGCGCAGGTCCAGGGCACGGTGTCGTCGGTCGACCTGACCCAGTCGCCGCCGCTTTTGACCATCGACGGCAACACCTACACCGTCAGCCAGGTCAAGAGCATCGTCAACGCCAGCAACTGAGGTTCGCACCTCGCCTGACTGGCTCTGTTCGTTAGTAAAGTATTTACGAAGACCCCCTCGACCGGCCTGGACGCCCCCGTCCCGCCGGCCGAGCTGAGGCTGTTCCAGCCATTTTCAACGAGAATTGTATTGAAGCCTTAGGCTTAGCCAATTTTTAAGCCGGCCGGCGTACGGTTGTGGCGTGAGTTCAGTGGTTGAGAGTTTGTGAGTACGCCATGACAGAACCCCATCGCCCGAGGGTAAAATACGTCATCGGGCCGGACGGCAGCCCGTTAACGATTGCCGATCTTCCCGCGCCCGGAACCAAACGGTGGGTCATCCGCCGCAAGGCCGAGGTGGTAGCGGCAGTTCGCGGCGGTCTCCTCTCGCTTGAGGAAGCCTGCAGCCGCTATACCCTCACCGTCGACGAATTCCTTTCCTGGCAGTTTTCCATCGACCAGCACGGTCTTGCGGGCCTGCGCACCACCCGCATTCAGCAATATCGCCAGTAAGCGACCCGGAAACTGATCGATTTGACGAAAATCGGCCCCGCCCTGCGAGGCCGATTTTTTTCATGTCCGTTCTTTTGTCCGACCTCTTAACCTTCGTTAACCATATCGAAACCATCACCTAGGCAATAATTGCCCAGTCGGCTGCCGGAAGTTGGGCCGAATCTCTGGGGCGGTTGCTTGCAAGGTCTGTTGGACTTCCTGAAGGGTATCGGCGCCGCTCGGTTTGCGGCGATGATCGCGGTGACCGCCGCGCTCATCGGCTTTTTCGCGTTTGTCATCCTGCGCGTCACCACGCCCCAGATGACGACGCTGTTCACCGACCTCTCGGTCGAGGACTCTTCCGGCATCATCAAGGACCTGGAACGCCAGGGCATCCCGTTCGAGATTCGCAACGAGGGCAGCATCATCATGGTGCCCAAGGACAAGGTCACCCGTCTCCGCATGAAGCTCGCCGAGGGCGGCCTGCCCAAGGGCGGCGGCGTCGGCTACGAAGTCTTCGACAAGTCGGATGCCCTCGGCACTACCAGTTTCGTCCAGAACATCAATCACTTGCGGGCGCTGGAGGGCGAGCTCGCCCGCACCATCCGCGCCATCGACCGGATCCAGGCCGCCCGCGTCCATCTCGTGTTGCCCGAGCGTCCGCTGTTCTCGCGCGAGGCGCCGGAGCCGTCGGCCTCGATCGTGCTGCGCGTGCGCGGCTCGCTCGAGGCGCAGCAGATCCGCGCCATCCGCCACCTCGTCGCCTCCGCCGTCAACGGCTTGAAGCCGCAGCGCGTCTCGATCGTGGACGAGGCCGGCCAGCTGCTCGCCGACGGCGCTGCCACCGATCCCGAGCAGGCGATCGGCGACGAGCGCCGCGCCGCCTTCGAGAAGCGGATGCGCAAGCAGATCGAGGAGATCGTCTCCTCGGTGGTCGGCTCGGGCCGCGCCCGCGTCCAGCTGTCCGCCGATTTCGACTTCAACAAGATCACCCAGACCTCGGACAAGTTCGATCCCGAAGGCCGCGTGTTGCGCTCCAGCCAGACGCGGGAAGAGAGCAGCATGTCGGCCGAGAACAACGGCCAGGTCACGGTCAACAACGAGCTGCCGGGCAATGGCGCGGGCGGCGGCGGCGTGGTCCCCAAGGACCAGAGCAAGAAGAGCGAAGAGACCAACAATTACGAGATCTCCCGTACCACCAAGACCGAGGTAACCGAGGTCGGCCGGGTCAACCGCATCTCCGTCGCGGTCCTGGTCGATGGCATCTACTCCAAGAACGAGAAGGGCGAGCTCGCCTACACGGATCGTCCCAAAGAGCAGCTCGACCGCATCGCCGCCGTGGTGCGCTCGGCGATCGGGTTCGACCAGAAGCGCGGCGACCAGGTCGAGGTCGTGAACCTGCGCTTTGCCGATGCGCCGGCGACCGCCCCGATCGGCGAGCCCTCGGGCTTCCTCGGCATGCTCCAGTTCACCAAGGATGACGTCATGTACGTCATCGAGCTCGGCGTGATGATGCTGCTGGGCCTCGTCGTGATGTTCATGGTGATCCGGCCGCTGGTGAAGCGCATCCTCGCCTCCGATGAGGTCACGGCCGCCATCACCGCTGCCATTGCCGGCCCGGCGACGGAAGAGTCCGCGCCGGCCACGGGCCCCGGCGGCCAGCCTCTGCTGCCGAGCGCCGCGGCAAGCGCGATCGACGTCGCCACCATTCAGGGCCAGGTCCACGCCCAATCCGTTCATCGCGTCGGCGAACTCGCCGAGCGCAATCCCAATGAAACCGTCGCCATCATCCGTCAGTGGCTGACCGAACCCGCGAAATGATCTGAAATGGCCGGCTCGTTACAGAACGCCAACTCCCAGGACATCACCAGCGTCATCTCGACGCTCGGACAGCGCGCAGGCGCCCGGTCCGGTGACGCCAAGTCCGAGCCAATTTCTGGCCCCCGGCGCGCCGCGATCCTGATGCTGGCGCTCGGCGAGCAATATGGCGGCAAGATCTGGCAATTGCTCGACGACGACGAGGTGCGCCAGCTCTCGCTCGAAATGTCGACGCTCGGCACGGTCGAGGTCGACACGGTCGAGGACATGCTGCTCGAATTCGTCTCGCGCATGTCGGCCTCCGGCGCGCTGATGGGCAATTTCGACGCCACCGAGCGGCTGTTGCAGCAGTACCTCGCGCCGGAGCGCGTCAACGGCATCATGGACGAGATCCGTGGCCCTGCCGGGCGCAACATGTGGGAAAAGCTCTCCAACGTGCAGGAAGAGGTTCTCGCCAACTATCTGAAGAACGAATACCCGCAGACCATCGCCGTGGTGCTCTCGAAGCTGAAGCCGGAGCACGCCGCGCGCGTGCTCGGCATCCTTCCCGAGGAGCTGGCGCTCGACGTCGTCAACCGCATGCTGAAGATGGAGGCGGTGCAGAAGGAGGTGATCGAGAGCGTGGAGAAGACGCTGCGCACCGAGTTCATGTCCAACCTGTCGCAGACTCGGCGCCGCGACGCCCACGAGGTGATGGCCGAGATCTTCAACAATTTCGACCGCCAGACCGAAACCCGCTTCATCACCTCGCTGGAAGAGGAAAACCGCGAGTCCGCCGAGCGCATCAAGGCGCTGATGTTCACCTTCGACGACCTCGTGAAGCTCGACTCCGGATCGGCGCAGACCCTGATGCGCAACGTCGACAAGGACAAGCTCGGCGTCGCGCTCAAGAGTGCCAACGAGGACGTCCGCAACTTCTTCTTCGGCAACATGTCCTCGCGCGCGGCCAAGATGCTCCAGGACGACATGGCGGCGATGGGCCCGGTCCGTCTGCGCGATGTCGACGAGGCGCAGGCGCTGCTGGTCAATCTCGCAAAGGACCTCGCCGCCAAGGGCGAGATCATGCTGACCAAGAACCGCGCTGACGACGAGCTGGTGTATTGATGGCAGCACCCGCAAAATTCCTGTTCGACAACGACTTCGCCGCGCCCGACCGTACCCGCGAGAAGGCTGCAAGCGCGGCCGAGATCGCGCAGAAAGTTGCCGCCGCGGAAGCCGCCGCCTACCAGGCCGGCTTCGACGCCGGCCAGCGCGAGGCCAAGGCCGAGAGCGACCGGCGGGTCGCGCTGGCGATGGAAGAGATCCGGATTTCCGTGCAGGGCATCGCGTCGCGCTTTGGCAGCGTCGAGATGAGGATGGAGACCGAGGCCGTCGACGTCGCGGTGGCTGTGGCGCGCAAATTGTGCGCCGAACTGATCGCCCGCGAGCCGCTCGGCGAGATCGTCGCGCTGGTGCGCGACTGCTTCTCGCACCTCGTCGCGACGCCGCATCTGGTCGTGCGCATCAACGATGCGCTCTACGACAGCGCGCGCGAGACGATCGAGCGGCTGGCCAAGCAGAGCGGCTTCGAAGGACGGCTGGTGATCCTGGCCGAGCCGGAGATCGCGACCGGCGACTGCCGGATCGAATGGGCCGACGGCGGCGTCGTGCTGGAACGCGGCGCGATCGAGGCCAAGATCGGCGAGCTCGTCGGGCGCTACATCACGGCGTCCGGCGACGGCGCGGCGCAGAGGATCTGAGACGGGGATTTGAGGGGTAAGACATGAGCGACACTGACGGGCAGGTCCCGCTTCCCGATCTCAACGGCCCGGCGCCGCCGACCAACCCCGGCGACATCGGCTACAACGAGGACGAATATGCGGCCCGCGTCGCCGCCGACCTCGAGGCGGTATTCGACGTGCCGGTGCAGGTCTCGGCGGTGCTCGGCCGCTCGAAGATGGATGTCGGCGAGCTCTTGAAGCTCGGGCCCGGCACCGTGCTCGAGCTCGACCGGCGTGTCGGCGAAGCCATCGACATCTACGTCAACAACCGTCTCGTCGCCCGCGGCGAGGTGGTTCTGGTCGAAGACAAGCTCGGCGTGACCATGACGGAAATCATCAAGACGGAACGCGGCTAGTTGTTTGAGCATGATCTTTTCGGAAAACCGCTACGCACTTTTCCGGATCATGCTTCGCCGAGAATAACGCGCGGCAGCGCGAACAGACGAACAGGAGACTGACATGCGGCTTCTCATCGTTGGCACACTGAAGGGCCAGCTCACCACCGCCACCAAGATCGCGATGGAGAACGGCGCCACCGTGACCCATGCGGAGGACAACGAGCAGGCCATGCGGGTGCTGCGCGGCGGCAAGGGCGCCGACCTCTTGCTGGTCGACGTCGCCCTCGACATCCGCGATCTCGTGATGCGGCTCGAAGCCGAGCACATCCACGCCCCGATCGTCGCCTGCGGCATCACCAACGACGCCCGCGCCGCGGTTGCCGCGATCCACGCCGGCGCCAAGGAATACATCCCGCTGCCGCCGGAGCCGGAGCTGATCGCCGCCGTGCTCGCCGCGGTCGCCAACGATTCCCGCGAGCTGGTCTACCGCGACGAGGCGATGGGCCGCGTCATCAAGCTCGCGCAGCAGATCGCCGGCTCCGACGCCTCTGTCATGATCACCGGCGAATCCGGTACCGGCAAGGAAGTGCTGGCGCGCTACGTCCACACCCGCTCGGCCCGCGCCAAGCGCCCCTTCATCTCCATCAACTGCGCGGCGATCCCCGAGCATCTGCTGGAGTCCGAGCTGTTCGGCCATGAGAAGGGTGCCTTCACCGGCGCGGTGGCCCGCCGCATCGGCAAGTTCGAGGAGGCAACCGGCGGCACGCTGCTGCTCGACGAAATCTCCGAGATGGACGTTCGCCTGCAATCGAAGCTGCTGCGCGCCATCCAGGAGCGCGTCATCGACCGCGTCGGCGGCACCAAGCCGGTGCCGGTGGACATCCGCATCATCGCGACCTCGAACCGCAACCTGGCGGACGCCGTGCGCGACGGCACGTTCCGCGAGGACCTGCTGTTCCGCCTCAACGTCGTGAACCTGAAGATCCCGCCGCTGCGCGATCGCCCCGCCGACATTCTGGAGCTCGCCCAGCACTTCGTGAAGAAATACGCCGACGCCAACGGCGTGCCGCTGCGCCCGATCTCGGTCGATGCGCGGCAGGTGCTCACCGCCAACCGCTGGCAGGGCAACGTCCGCGAGCTCGAAAACACCATGCACCGCGCGGTGCTGATGGCGCAGGGCGACGAGATCGGACCCGACGCCATCATCACCCCGGACGGCGACCGCCTCGACCTCGCCAAGACCGCGCCGGCCGTGGCGCATGCGACCTTCGCCGCCGAGCAGGTGACGCGGGCGCTCGTCGGCCGCACGGTGGCCGACGTCGAGCGCGACCTGATCCTGGAGACACTGAAGCACTGCCTCGGCAACCGGACGCATGCCGCGAACATTCTGGGCATCTCGATCCGCACGCTGCGCAACAAGCTCAACGAATATGCCGACGGCGGCATCCCGATCCCGCCCGCCGGCGTCCCCGGCGAATACCCGCGCATGCCCGCGATGGGGTGAACGGGACGCGGGAAGCACGGCTCACAGAAATGGCCCGGAGCGTCGCGCTCCGGGCCATTTCGCTTGATCACCTGCCCCGTCTGTGCGGCCTACTTGCCCGGCGGGACGTAGGAGCTCGCAAGCTTGGCGGCCTTCTCCGCAATGGCTTTGAATTCACCCATCTTCCAGGCGCGCACGGTCTCGATCTTGGAAATGGCGCCGCTTGCGGCAGCGGCCATTCCGATGGCGACGGCATCGGCGCCGTCGGGAAACTCCGTGACGATCAGCGCATCATGCGGGCCGGTGGTCATGAAAGCTCCCTGGAGCTTTCCGCCGGCCTTCTCGACCATCGCACCGATGACCGCCGTGCGGTCAGTCGGCTTGTCGACCATTCCCTTGATGCCGGCATTTGAGTAGGAGACGTACGAGATGAACAACGGCATGTTTCTCTCCGTTGAGGTTACAACGACGTCCATGAGATCTTGCAAAAAGCGCTCTCGTTGAGAGCAAGGCATGGCCTGCCGACGGCATGCGAGCTGCCTTGAAAATTGAGCTGCGGACTTCGGCACGTCCAACTGGCAGCTTGTGCCGACTATAGCGGCTTTCGTCGACTCCACAATGCGGTCGTGCGCGAGCGGAAAGCCGGGGTGGATCAATCCCGAATTGCGTTGATTTGCCGGTCTGGCGCCGTCTTCTTCAACGATGTGCCCGTCGCCGGGC from Bradyrhizobium arachidis carries:
- a CDS encoding DUF1153 domain-containing protein — translated: MTEPHRPRVKYVIGPDGSPLTIADLPAPGTKRWVIRRKAEVVAAVRGGLLSLEEACSRYTLTVDEFLSWQFSIDQHGLAGLRTTRIQQYRQ
- a CDS encoding flagellar hook assembly protein FlgD translates to MATTGVAPSVVSGTTDIPKTSTSSTLSSSTGSTLAGNFQTFLTLLTTQLQNQNPLDPLDTNQFTQQLVQFAGVEQQLKTNDTLSQLVTLQQTTQATQALGFVGKTAVVDGTTATMTNSSATWHLNVPSSATVDISIANSSGQTVFTGKYTAGAGTDIPFTWNGQGNDGTQWPDGKYTISATGKDASGNTVGIAAQVQGTVSSVDLTQSPPLLTIDGNTYTVSQVKSIVNASN
- the mnmA gene encoding tRNA 2-thiouridine(34) synthase MnmA, with protein sequence MLNSLDLEGRPQDTRVVVAMSGGVDSSTTAALLKAEGYDVVGITLQLYDHGAATHRKGACCAGQDIHDARDVAAKLGIPHYVLDYEDRFRESVIDNFADSYALGETPVPCIECNRSVKFRDLLKTARELGATALATGHYVASRSLDDGSRALVCAADSDRDQSYFLFATTREQLDFLRFPLGDMTKPQTRELARRFDLAVADKHDSQDICFVPTGRYTDIITRLRPNAMEPGDIVDLDGRIIGQHHGIANFTVGQRRGLGIASGSPLYVVRLEAATRRVVVGPREALKMHRIVLRDVNWIGDGDIDRAIGSGLEMYVRVRSTRAPQPAWLRGADGHYEVELVAGEEGVSPGQACVFYDAPSGQARVLGGGFIQSAASKVVAATARPLAEAVRG
- the fliG gene encoding flagellar motor switch protein FliG; this encodes MAGSLQNANSQDITSVISTLGQRAGARSGDAKSEPISGPRRAAILMLALGEQYGGKIWQLLDDDEVRQLSLEMSTLGTVEVDTVEDMLLEFVSRMSASGALMGNFDATERLLQQYLAPERVNGIMDEIRGPAGRNMWEKLSNVQEEVLANYLKNEYPQTIAVVLSKLKPEHAARVLGILPEELALDVVNRMLKMEAVQKEVIESVEKTLRTEFMSNLSQTRRRDAHEVMAEIFNNFDRQTETRFITSLEEENRESAERIKALMFTFDDLVKLDSGSAQTLMRNVDKDKLGVALKSANEDVRNFFFGNMSSRAAKMLQDDMAAMGPVRLRDVDEAQALLVNLAKDLAAKGEIMLTKNRADDELVY
- the fliF gene encoding flagellar basal-body MS-ring/collar protein FliF, giving the protein MQGLLDFLKGIGAARFAAMIAVTAALIGFFAFVILRVTTPQMTTLFTDLSVEDSSGIIKDLERQGIPFEIRNEGSIIMVPKDKVTRLRMKLAEGGLPKGGGVGYEVFDKSDALGTTSFVQNINHLRALEGELARTIRAIDRIQAARVHLVLPERPLFSREAPEPSASIVLRVRGSLEAQQIRAIRHLVASAVNGLKPQRVSIVDEAGQLLADGAATDPEQAIGDERRAAFEKRMRKQIEEIVSSVVGSGRARVQLSADFDFNKITQTSDKFDPEGRVLRSSQTREESSMSAENNGQVTVNNELPGNGAGGGGVVPKDQSKKSEETNNYEISRTTKTEVTEVGRVNRISVAVLVDGIYSKNEKGELAYTDRPKEQLDRIAAVVRSAIGFDQKRGDQVEVVNLRFADAPATAPIGEPSGFLGMLQFTKDDVMYVIELGVMMLLGLVVMFMVIRPLVKRILASDEVTAAITAAIAGPATEESAPATGPGGQPLLPSAAASAIDVATIQGQVHAQSVHRVGELAERNPNETVAIIRQWLTEPAK
- a CDS encoding sigma-54-dependent Fis family transcriptional regulator, giving the protein MRLLIVGTLKGQLTTATKIAMENGATVTHAEDNEQAMRVLRGGKGADLLLVDVALDIRDLVMRLEAEHIHAPIVACGITNDARAAVAAIHAGAKEYIPLPPEPELIAAVLAAVANDSRELVYRDEAMGRVIKLAQQIAGSDASVMITGESGTGKEVLARYVHTRSARAKRPFISINCAAIPEHLLESELFGHEKGAFTGAVARRIGKFEEATGGTLLLDEISEMDVRLQSKLLRAIQERVIDRVGGTKPVPVDIRIIATSNRNLADAVRDGTFREDLLFRLNVVNLKIPPLRDRPADILELAQHFVKKYADANGVPLRPISVDARQVLTANRWQGNVRELENTMHRAVLMAQGDEIGPDAIITPDGDRLDLAKTAPAVAHATFAAEQVTRALVGRTVADVERDLILETLKHCLGNRTHAANILGISIRTLRNKLNEYADGGIPIPPAGVPGEYPRMPAMG
- a CDS encoding flagellar hook-length control protein FliK, which translates into the protein MVSVTSDVAASVPVPSTPSKSAKSQPKTAGDQFGALVDSNTAAASTQTADPAPRRSDTANRASDKTSSDKTTSDKSSRDTSASDKTSQATSNEATDDSAPADKDAAGPAKTKDKSDTSETKSAAKSDESKSDESKSKQADESDGLAAAVQAADAAQQQAASQAVPDPTAVIVPVTVAPTDIAAAGTQTGANTDSPLTIAAAGIAASASTAAQIATPATTKTDAATATTDTIATTTDADAAAAKAALADAAAAGTTDTAPTDPQQTSGALAAAIDKATPKTAFKEAVTAQSNKDVSDITGGQDTTKPGGLTATTANSAAAATNAPAHAQTAKPESNGTTTEAKTDTADRTAPAAPATPTPHGHAANTQPQVSAPDPSAQAAAAIQAPTTNTISSTSASTATLTATAATSTAVPLSGLPVEIAAAARAGKTQFDIRLDPAELGRIDVRIAVDRNGQVTSHLTVEKPETLSMLRQDAPQLQRALDDAGLKTGNNGLSFSLRDQSSSGQNNGNANDNGGNARRLIVSDDEAMPAAVAGRSYGRMLSSSSGVDIRV
- a CDS encoding FliH/SctL family protein, giving the protein MAAPAKFLFDNDFAAPDRTREKAASAAEIAQKVAAAEAAAYQAGFDAGQREAKAESDRRVALAMEEIRISVQGIASRFGSVEMRMETEAVDVAVAVARKLCAELIAREPLGEIVALVRDCFSHLVATPHLVVRINDALYDSARETIERLAKQSGFEGRLVILAEPEIATGDCRIEWADGGVVLERGAIEAKIGELVGRYITASGDGAAQRI
- a CDS encoding class I SAM-dependent methyltransferase translates to MAADISRAGVEKAYGRWAPVYDLVFGKVFDQGRQSTIEVADKIGGRVLDVGVGTGLSLSDYSRSTKLCGVDISEPMLRRAMKRVREMKLSNVEVLSVMDAKNLAFPDGCFDAVVAQYVITAVPDPEGTLDEFVRVLKPGGELILVNHIGAETGPRRAFELAFAPVARRLGWRPEFPWARLANWQKRHGGVTLAERRPMPPMGHFSLIRYRKA
- a CDS encoding GYD domain-containing protein, with the translated sequence MPLFISYVSYSNAGIKGMVDKPTDRTAVIGAMVEKAGGKLQGAFMTTGPHDALIVTEFPDGADAVAIGMAAAASGAISKIETVRAWKMGEFKAIAEKAAKLASSYVPPGK
- the fliN gene encoding flagellar motor switch protein FliN; protein product: MSDTDGQVPLPDLNGPAPPTNPGDIGYNEDEYAARVAADLEAVFDVPVQVSAVLGRSKMDVGELLKLGPGTVLELDRRVGEAIDIYVNNRLVARGEVVLVEDKLGVTMTEIIKTERG